One Alnus glutinosa chromosome 3, dhAlnGlut1.1, whole genome shotgun sequence genomic region harbors:
- the LOC133863892 gene encoding uncharacterized protein LOC133863892 isoform X1: protein MFAKLFQKITAGAEQQSDQHDVPQGSLTPADLDIRVTLHYGIPSTASILAFDPIQSLLAIGTLDGRIKVIGGDNIEALLISPKQLPFKNLEFLQNQGFVASISSENEIQVWDLEHRQIASTLQWESNITSFSVIYGTPYMYIGCEYGMVSVLKYDAEGRRIIQLPYCVPTNIIAEAAGMPLPDHLSVVGVLHQPSSEGNRLLIAYANGLMILWDASEDRIVLVRGYKDLILKDKTVVDCSKDTGHEPSDDVLDDRELEKEISSLCWVSNNGSVLAVGYIDGDIMFWNLSNAASTKDHKAEKSSNDVVKLQLSSSNKRLPVIVLHWAKSGSNNDCGGQLFVYGGDEVGSEEVLAILSLDWSSGIESLKCIGRVDLTLNGFADMALLPSTGAMEGRGMSLVVLTNPGKLHFYDDTCLSDLISKKETKASAATVQYPMLIPILDPYMTVAKLGLVYRNGKFSRVLSEIVSAAKLHAARTSDTSGTKWPLTGGIHSQLLETEGYCVERVFIAGYQDGSVRVWDATYPALSLIHILGSEVNGINIAGTSGSVSALDFCSDTLTLAIGNECGLVRLYELIRNSDETSFHFVTETENEVHNMDQGDGPCCRAVFSLLNSRICALQFANFGSRLAVGFECGRVAVLDTSTLSFLFLTDCLSDSRSPIISLTVKTFSDSNSLINITEVSESETPENLGNGLVLVMTRDAHIIVIDSATCNMVTIQSMSPKKNSAAVSMHIIDGSNFIPEMRKKHSLNSAQKSESAPTNLQSGITAHEVELDTSGETEDFGQGLINLFLLLCCEDALFLYSLKSMIEGDSNSIWKANLAKPCCWSTTFKKDEKECGLAVLYQSGVIEIRSLPTLEVLVESSLMSILRWNFKTNMEKTMFSSDNGQIMLVNGYEFATVSLLASENDFRIPESLPSLHDKVLEAAVDASISLSPNQKNRETQDAAPGLLGGRIKSSEAGIEEHRVYEVHKNSFAHLESLFSSPPFLKPSTAVTDDQDIVELNLDDIKIDEPLELDIGDLNIDDIKIEEPIELSSSYHESNNERIDKGTERERLFEGSSNERTPRLRTAEEIRAKYRKAGDASAAASHARDKLAERKEKLERLSQRTEELQSGAENFASAASELAKTMERRKWWNI from the exons ATGTTCGCCAAATTGTTTCAAAAGATCACCGCCGGCGCTGAGCAACAGTCTGATCAG CATGATGTGCCTCAGGGAAGTCTGACACCCGCAGACTTGGATATACGCGTAACTCTTCACTATGGGATCCCATCTACTGCATCCATTCTTGCTTTCGACCCAATTCAAAGCCTGTTGGCAATAGGAACGCT GGATGGGAGGATAAAAGTGATTGGTGGTGACAATATAGAAGCGCTTCTTATATCTCCTAAGCAGCTGCCCTTTAAAAACTTAGAG tTCTTACAAAATCAAGGTTTTGTAGCAAGCATATCAAGTGAAAATGAAATTCAG GTTTGGGATTTGGAACACAGGCAAATAGCTTCTACTTTACAGTGGGAGTCCAATATAACTTCTTTCTCTGTCATTTATGGCACCCCTTACAT GTATATAGGATGTGAGTATGGGATGGTGTCTGTGCTAAAGTATGATGCTGAAGGCAGAAGAATTATACAATTACCATATTGTGTTCCCACAAATATCATAGCTG AGGCAGCTGGGATGCCATTGCCTGATCATCTTTCTGTTGTTGGAGTTCTGCATCAACCTAGTTCCGAGGGAAATAG ATTGCTGATTGCATATGCGAATGGGTTGATGATACTATGGGATGCTTCTGAAGATCGTATTGTTCTTGTTAGAGGCTATAAGGACCTCATATTAAAGGACAAAACAGTGGTTGATTGTTCAAAAGACACAGGACATGAGCCGTCTGATGATGTGTTGGATGATAGAGAACTGGAGAAAGAGATAAGCTCTCTCTGTTGGGTATCTAATAATGGATCAGTTCTTGCTGTTGGCTACATAGATGGAGATATAATGTTTTGGAATTTATCAAATGCTGCCTCTACCAAAGATCATAAAGCTGAAAAATCGTCGAATGATGTTGTTAAGCTACAATTATCGTCGAGCAACAAAAGACTCCCTGTCATTGTTTTGCATTGGGCAAAAAGTGGATCTAATAATGATTGTGGGGGCCAACTCTTTGTCTATGGCGGTGATGAAGTTGGATCTGAAGAAGTTCTAGCG ATTTTGAGCCTAGATTGGTCTTCTGGGATAGAAAGTCTGAAATGCATTGGACGTGTAGACCTTACACTCAATGGCTTTGCAGATATGGCTCTATTACCAAGTACTGGTGCAATGGAGGGTAGAGGCATGTCTCTAGTTGTATTGACAAATCCTGGAAAATTGCATTTCTACGATGATACTTGCTTGTCTGACTTAATTTCTAAGAAAGAAACAAAGGCTTCTGCAGCTACAGTGCAGTATCCGATGCTCATAcccattcttgacccatacatGACTGTGGCAAAGCTTGGTTTGGTTTATAGAAATGGGAAGTTCTCAAGAGTTCTGTCTGAG ATTGTCTCAGCTGCAAAACTTCATGCAGCACGTACTTCAGACACAAGTGGTACAAAGTGGCCTCTGACTGGTGGCATTCACAGTCAGCTTCTTGAGACTGAAGGTTATTGTGTCGAGAGAGTATTCATTGCAGGTTATCAAGATGGATCGGTTCGAGTATGGGATGCTACATATCCAGCCCTGTCACTTATTCATATTTTAGGATCTGAG GTGAATGGTATCAACATTGCTGGTACAAGTGGATCGGTTTCAGCACTGGATTTCTGCTCTGACACTTTAACATTAGCCATTGGCAATGAATGTGGTCTG GTTCGTCTATACGAGCTAATAAGGAATTCGGATGAGACAAGTTTTCACTTTGTGACAGAAACTGAAAATGAAG TTCACAATATGGACCAAGGTGATGGGCCTTGCTGCAGAGCTGTGTTTTCACTCCTCAATTCTCGTATATGCGCCCTACAGTTTGCAAATTTTGGATCAAGACTTGCCGTAGGATTTGAATGTGGCCGG GTTGCAGTGCTTGATACTAGTACATTATCATTTCTGTTCCTTACAGACTGTCTATCCGACTCACGTTCCCCTATAATTTCTCTCACTGTGAAGACATTTTCAGATTCTAACAGCTTAATAAATATTACTGAGGTCTCTGAATCTGAAACTCCAGAAAATCTTGGAAATGGGCTAGTGTTAGTAATGACCAGGGATGCACATATCATTGTCATAGATAGTGCGACTTGCAATATGGTTACCATTCAGTCAATGTCTCCAAAAAAGAATTCGGCTGCAGTTTCTATGCACATTATAG ATGGGAGCAATTTTATCCCTGAAATGAGAAAAAAGCATTCGTTGAACTCAGCTCAGAAAAGTGAATCTGCACCAACTAATTTACAGTCTGGAATTACAGCGCATGAAGTTGAACTTGACACCTCTGGCGAAACTGAGGATTTTGGGCAGGGATTGATAAACTTATTCCTTTTACTTTGTTGTGAAGATGCATTGTTCTTATACTCTTTGAAGTCTATGATTGAG GGTGACAGTAACTCAATTTGGAAGGCGAATCTTGCAAAACCATGTTGTTGGTCTACAACCTTCAAGAAAGATGAGAAAGAGTGTGGACTGGCTGTACTGTATCAGAGTGGAGTCATTGAGATAAG GTCTTTGCCAACTCTTGAAGTACTGGTAGAAAGCTCTTTAATGTCAATCCTAAGGTGGAACTTCAAGACTAACATGGAGAAGACAATGTTCTCTTCCGATAATGGGCAAATTATGCTG GTAAATGGGTATGAATTTGCTACAGTATCTCTGTTGGCCAGTGAAAATGActtcag GATTCCGGAGTCTCTACCGAGTCTTCATGATAAGGTCCTTGAAGCTGCTGTAGATGCCTCCATCAGCTTATCTCCAAATCAGAAGAATAGAGAG ACACAGGACGCTGCCCCTGGGCTTTTAGGTGGTAGGATTAAGAGCTCTGAAGCAGGTATAGAGGAGCACCGTGTATATGAAGTTCACAAGAATAGCTTCGCACATTTAGAGAGCTTATTTTCAAGTCCCCCATTCTTAAAGCCTTCCACAGCAGTAACGGATGACCAAGACATTGTGGAGCTTAACTTAG ATGATATTAAAATTGATGAACCCTTGGAACTAGACATTGGGGATCTTAACATAG ATGATATTAAAATTGAGGAACCCATAGAACTTTCATCTTCATATCATGAGAGCAATAACGAAAGGATAG ATAAGgggacagagagggagagattatTTGAGGGTTCATCTAATGAAAGAACGCCAAGACTGAGGACAGCAGAAGAAATCAGGGCCAAATACAGAAAGGCTGGG GATGCCTCTGCAGCAGCTTCACATGCAAGGGATAAGCTTGCAGAACGCAAAGAAAAACTGGAG AGGCTCAGTCAACGTACTGAAGAATTGCAAAGTGGGGCTGAGAACTTTGCATCAGCGGCAAGTGAACTCGCAAAGACAATGGAACGTCGTAAATGGTGGAACATTTGA
- the LOC133863892 gene encoding uncharacterized protein LOC133863892 isoform X2 has protein sequence MFAKLFQKITAGAEQQSDQHDVPQGSLTPADLDIRVTLHYGIPSTASILAFDPIQSLLAIGTLDGRIKVIGGDNIEALLISPKQLPFKNLEFLQNQGFVASISSENEIQVWDLEHRQIASTLQWESNITSFSVIYGTPYMYIGCEYGMVSVLKYDAEGRRIIQLPYCVPTNIIAEAAGMPLPDHLSVVGVLHQPSSEGNRLLIAYANGLMILWDASEDRIVLVRGYKDLILKDKTVVDCSKDTGHEPSDDVLDDRELEKEISSLCWVSNNGSVLAVGYIDGDIMFWNLSNAASTKDHKAEKSSNDVVKLQLSSSNKRLPVIVLHWAKSGSNNDCGGQLFVYGGDEVGSEEVLAILSLDWSSGIESLKCIGRVDLTLNGFADMALLPSTGAMEGRGMSLVVLTNPGKLHFYDDTCLSDLISKKETKASAATVQYPMLIPILDPYMTVAKLGLVYRNGKFSRVLSEIVSAAKLHAARTSDTSGTKWPLTGGIHSQLLETEGYCVERVFIAGYQDGSVRVWDATYPALSLIHILGSEVNGINIAGTSGSVSALDFCSDTLTLAIGNECGLVRLYELIRNSDETSFHFVTETENEVHNMDQGDGPCCRAVFSLLNSRICALQFANFGSRLAVGFECGRVAVLDTSTLSFLFLTDCLSDSRSPIISLTVKTFSDSNSLINITEVSESETPENLGNGLVLVMTRDAHIIVIDSATCNMVTIQSMSPKKNSAAVSMHIIDGSNFIPEMRKKHSLNSAQKSESAPTNLQSGITAHEVELDTSGETEDFGQGLINLFLLLCCEDALFLYSLKSMIEGDSNSIWKANLAKPCCWSTTFKKDEKECGLAVLYQSGVIEIRSLPTLEVLVESSLMSILRWNFKTNMEKTMFSSDNGQIMLVNGYEFATVSLLASENDFRIPESLPSLHDKVLEAAVDASISLSPNQKNREDAAPGLLGGRIKSSEAGIEEHRVYEVHKNSFAHLESLFSSPPFLKPSTAVTDDQDIVELNLDDIKIDEPLELDIGDLNIDDIKIEEPIELSSSYHESNNERIDKGTERERLFEGSSNERTPRLRTAEEIRAKYRKAGDASAAASHARDKLAERKEKLERLSQRTEELQSGAENFASAASELAKTMERRKWWNI, from the exons ATGTTCGCCAAATTGTTTCAAAAGATCACCGCCGGCGCTGAGCAACAGTCTGATCAG CATGATGTGCCTCAGGGAAGTCTGACACCCGCAGACTTGGATATACGCGTAACTCTTCACTATGGGATCCCATCTACTGCATCCATTCTTGCTTTCGACCCAATTCAAAGCCTGTTGGCAATAGGAACGCT GGATGGGAGGATAAAAGTGATTGGTGGTGACAATATAGAAGCGCTTCTTATATCTCCTAAGCAGCTGCCCTTTAAAAACTTAGAG tTCTTACAAAATCAAGGTTTTGTAGCAAGCATATCAAGTGAAAATGAAATTCAG GTTTGGGATTTGGAACACAGGCAAATAGCTTCTACTTTACAGTGGGAGTCCAATATAACTTCTTTCTCTGTCATTTATGGCACCCCTTACAT GTATATAGGATGTGAGTATGGGATGGTGTCTGTGCTAAAGTATGATGCTGAAGGCAGAAGAATTATACAATTACCATATTGTGTTCCCACAAATATCATAGCTG AGGCAGCTGGGATGCCATTGCCTGATCATCTTTCTGTTGTTGGAGTTCTGCATCAACCTAGTTCCGAGGGAAATAG ATTGCTGATTGCATATGCGAATGGGTTGATGATACTATGGGATGCTTCTGAAGATCGTATTGTTCTTGTTAGAGGCTATAAGGACCTCATATTAAAGGACAAAACAGTGGTTGATTGTTCAAAAGACACAGGACATGAGCCGTCTGATGATGTGTTGGATGATAGAGAACTGGAGAAAGAGATAAGCTCTCTCTGTTGGGTATCTAATAATGGATCAGTTCTTGCTGTTGGCTACATAGATGGAGATATAATGTTTTGGAATTTATCAAATGCTGCCTCTACCAAAGATCATAAAGCTGAAAAATCGTCGAATGATGTTGTTAAGCTACAATTATCGTCGAGCAACAAAAGACTCCCTGTCATTGTTTTGCATTGGGCAAAAAGTGGATCTAATAATGATTGTGGGGGCCAACTCTTTGTCTATGGCGGTGATGAAGTTGGATCTGAAGAAGTTCTAGCG ATTTTGAGCCTAGATTGGTCTTCTGGGATAGAAAGTCTGAAATGCATTGGACGTGTAGACCTTACACTCAATGGCTTTGCAGATATGGCTCTATTACCAAGTACTGGTGCAATGGAGGGTAGAGGCATGTCTCTAGTTGTATTGACAAATCCTGGAAAATTGCATTTCTACGATGATACTTGCTTGTCTGACTTAATTTCTAAGAAAGAAACAAAGGCTTCTGCAGCTACAGTGCAGTATCCGATGCTCATAcccattcttgacccatacatGACTGTGGCAAAGCTTGGTTTGGTTTATAGAAATGGGAAGTTCTCAAGAGTTCTGTCTGAG ATTGTCTCAGCTGCAAAACTTCATGCAGCACGTACTTCAGACACAAGTGGTACAAAGTGGCCTCTGACTGGTGGCATTCACAGTCAGCTTCTTGAGACTGAAGGTTATTGTGTCGAGAGAGTATTCATTGCAGGTTATCAAGATGGATCGGTTCGAGTATGGGATGCTACATATCCAGCCCTGTCACTTATTCATATTTTAGGATCTGAG GTGAATGGTATCAACATTGCTGGTACAAGTGGATCGGTTTCAGCACTGGATTTCTGCTCTGACACTTTAACATTAGCCATTGGCAATGAATGTGGTCTG GTTCGTCTATACGAGCTAATAAGGAATTCGGATGAGACAAGTTTTCACTTTGTGACAGAAACTGAAAATGAAG TTCACAATATGGACCAAGGTGATGGGCCTTGCTGCAGAGCTGTGTTTTCACTCCTCAATTCTCGTATATGCGCCCTACAGTTTGCAAATTTTGGATCAAGACTTGCCGTAGGATTTGAATGTGGCCGG GTTGCAGTGCTTGATACTAGTACATTATCATTTCTGTTCCTTACAGACTGTCTATCCGACTCACGTTCCCCTATAATTTCTCTCACTGTGAAGACATTTTCAGATTCTAACAGCTTAATAAATATTACTGAGGTCTCTGAATCTGAAACTCCAGAAAATCTTGGAAATGGGCTAGTGTTAGTAATGACCAGGGATGCACATATCATTGTCATAGATAGTGCGACTTGCAATATGGTTACCATTCAGTCAATGTCTCCAAAAAAGAATTCGGCTGCAGTTTCTATGCACATTATAG ATGGGAGCAATTTTATCCCTGAAATGAGAAAAAAGCATTCGTTGAACTCAGCTCAGAAAAGTGAATCTGCACCAACTAATTTACAGTCTGGAATTACAGCGCATGAAGTTGAACTTGACACCTCTGGCGAAACTGAGGATTTTGGGCAGGGATTGATAAACTTATTCCTTTTACTTTGTTGTGAAGATGCATTGTTCTTATACTCTTTGAAGTCTATGATTGAG GGTGACAGTAACTCAATTTGGAAGGCGAATCTTGCAAAACCATGTTGTTGGTCTACAACCTTCAAGAAAGATGAGAAAGAGTGTGGACTGGCTGTACTGTATCAGAGTGGAGTCATTGAGATAAG GTCTTTGCCAACTCTTGAAGTACTGGTAGAAAGCTCTTTAATGTCAATCCTAAGGTGGAACTTCAAGACTAACATGGAGAAGACAATGTTCTCTTCCGATAATGGGCAAATTATGCTG GTAAATGGGTATGAATTTGCTACAGTATCTCTGTTGGCCAGTGAAAATGActtcag GATTCCGGAGTCTCTACCGAGTCTTCATGATAAGGTCCTTGAAGCTGCTGTAGATGCCTCCATCAGCTTATCTCCAAATCAGAAGAATAGAGAG GACGCTGCCCCTGGGCTTTTAGGTGGTAGGATTAAGAGCTCTGAAGCAGGTATAGAGGAGCACCGTGTATATGAAGTTCACAAGAATAGCTTCGCACATTTAGAGAGCTTATTTTCAAGTCCCCCATTCTTAAAGCCTTCCACAGCAGTAACGGATGACCAAGACATTGTGGAGCTTAACTTAG ATGATATTAAAATTGATGAACCCTTGGAACTAGACATTGGGGATCTTAACATAG ATGATATTAAAATTGAGGAACCCATAGAACTTTCATCTTCATATCATGAGAGCAATAACGAAAGGATAG ATAAGgggacagagagggagagattatTTGAGGGTTCATCTAATGAAAGAACGCCAAGACTGAGGACAGCAGAAGAAATCAGGGCCAAATACAGAAAGGCTGGG GATGCCTCTGCAGCAGCTTCACATGCAAGGGATAAGCTTGCAGAACGCAAAGAAAAACTGGAG AGGCTCAGTCAACGTACTGAAGAATTGCAAAGTGGGGCTGAGAACTTTGCATCAGCGGCAAGTGAACTCGCAAAGACAATGGAACGTCGTAAATGGTGGAACATTTGA
- the LOC133863892 gene encoding uncharacterized protein LOC133863892 isoform X3, producing the protein MYIGCEYGMVSVLKYDAEGRRIIQLPYCVPTNIIAEAAGMPLPDHLSVVGVLHQPSSEGNRLLIAYANGLMILWDASEDRIVLVRGYKDLILKDKTVVDCSKDTGHEPSDDVLDDRELEKEISSLCWVSNNGSVLAVGYIDGDIMFWNLSNAASTKDHKAEKSSNDVVKLQLSSSNKRLPVIVLHWAKSGSNNDCGGQLFVYGGDEVGSEEVLAILSLDWSSGIESLKCIGRVDLTLNGFADMALLPSTGAMEGRGMSLVVLTNPGKLHFYDDTCLSDLISKKETKASAATVQYPMLIPILDPYMTVAKLGLVYRNGKFSRVLSEIVSAAKLHAARTSDTSGTKWPLTGGIHSQLLETEGYCVERVFIAGYQDGSVRVWDATYPALSLIHILGSEVNGINIAGTSGSVSALDFCSDTLTLAIGNECGLVRLYELIRNSDETSFHFVTETENEVHNMDQGDGPCCRAVFSLLNSRICALQFANFGSRLAVGFECGRVAVLDTSTLSFLFLTDCLSDSRSPIISLTVKTFSDSNSLINITEVSESETPENLGNGLVLVMTRDAHIIVIDSATCNMVTIQSMSPKKNSAAVSMHIIDGSNFIPEMRKKHSLNSAQKSESAPTNLQSGITAHEVELDTSGETEDFGQGLINLFLLLCCEDALFLYSLKSMIEGDSNSIWKANLAKPCCWSTTFKKDEKECGLAVLYQSGVIEIRSLPTLEVLVESSLMSILRWNFKTNMEKTMFSSDNGQIMLVNGYEFATVSLLASENDFRIPESLPSLHDKVLEAAVDASISLSPNQKNRETQDAAPGLLGGRIKSSEAGIEEHRVYEVHKNSFAHLESLFSSPPFLKPSTAVTDDQDIVELNLDDIKIDEPLELDIGDLNIDDIKIEEPIELSSSYHESNNERIDKGTERERLFEGSSNERTPRLRTAEEIRAKYRKAGDASAAASHARDKLAERKEKLERLSQRTEELQSGAENFASAASELAKTMERRKWWNI; encoded by the exons AT GTATATAGGATGTGAGTATGGGATGGTGTCTGTGCTAAAGTATGATGCTGAAGGCAGAAGAATTATACAATTACCATATTGTGTTCCCACAAATATCATAGCTG AGGCAGCTGGGATGCCATTGCCTGATCATCTTTCTGTTGTTGGAGTTCTGCATCAACCTAGTTCCGAGGGAAATAG ATTGCTGATTGCATATGCGAATGGGTTGATGATACTATGGGATGCTTCTGAAGATCGTATTGTTCTTGTTAGAGGCTATAAGGACCTCATATTAAAGGACAAAACAGTGGTTGATTGTTCAAAAGACACAGGACATGAGCCGTCTGATGATGTGTTGGATGATAGAGAACTGGAGAAAGAGATAAGCTCTCTCTGTTGGGTATCTAATAATGGATCAGTTCTTGCTGTTGGCTACATAGATGGAGATATAATGTTTTGGAATTTATCAAATGCTGCCTCTACCAAAGATCATAAAGCTGAAAAATCGTCGAATGATGTTGTTAAGCTACAATTATCGTCGAGCAACAAAAGACTCCCTGTCATTGTTTTGCATTGGGCAAAAAGTGGATCTAATAATGATTGTGGGGGCCAACTCTTTGTCTATGGCGGTGATGAAGTTGGATCTGAAGAAGTTCTAGCG ATTTTGAGCCTAGATTGGTCTTCTGGGATAGAAAGTCTGAAATGCATTGGACGTGTAGACCTTACACTCAATGGCTTTGCAGATATGGCTCTATTACCAAGTACTGGTGCAATGGAGGGTAGAGGCATGTCTCTAGTTGTATTGACAAATCCTGGAAAATTGCATTTCTACGATGATACTTGCTTGTCTGACTTAATTTCTAAGAAAGAAACAAAGGCTTCTGCAGCTACAGTGCAGTATCCGATGCTCATAcccattcttgacccatacatGACTGTGGCAAAGCTTGGTTTGGTTTATAGAAATGGGAAGTTCTCAAGAGTTCTGTCTGAG ATTGTCTCAGCTGCAAAACTTCATGCAGCACGTACTTCAGACACAAGTGGTACAAAGTGGCCTCTGACTGGTGGCATTCACAGTCAGCTTCTTGAGACTGAAGGTTATTGTGTCGAGAGAGTATTCATTGCAGGTTATCAAGATGGATCGGTTCGAGTATGGGATGCTACATATCCAGCCCTGTCACTTATTCATATTTTAGGATCTGAG GTGAATGGTATCAACATTGCTGGTACAAGTGGATCGGTTTCAGCACTGGATTTCTGCTCTGACACTTTAACATTAGCCATTGGCAATGAATGTGGTCTG GTTCGTCTATACGAGCTAATAAGGAATTCGGATGAGACAAGTTTTCACTTTGTGACAGAAACTGAAAATGAAG TTCACAATATGGACCAAGGTGATGGGCCTTGCTGCAGAGCTGTGTTTTCACTCCTCAATTCTCGTATATGCGCCCTACAGTTTGCAAATTTTGGATCAAGACTTGCCGTAGGATTTGAATGTGGCCGG GTTGCAGTGCTTGATACTAGTACATTATCATTTCTGTTCCTTACAGACTGTCTATCCGACTCACGTTCCCCTATAATTTCTCTCACTGTGAAGACATTTTCAGATTCTAACAGCTTAATAAATATTACTGAGGTCTCTGAATCTGAAACTCCAGAAAATCTTGGAAATGGGCTAGTGTTAGTAATGACCAGGGATGCACATATCATTGTCATAGATAGTGCGACTTGCAATATGGTTACCATTCAGTCAATGTCTCCAAAAAAGAATTCGGCTGCAGTTTCTATGCACATTATAG ATGGGAGCAATTTTATCCCTGAAATGAGAAAAAAGCATTCGTTGAACTCAGCTCAGAAAAGTGAATCTGCACCAACTAATTTACAGTCTGGAATTACAGCGCATGAAGTTGAACTTGACACCTCTGGCGAAACTGAGGATTTTGGGCAGGGATTGATAAACTTATTCCTTTTACTTTGTTGTGAAGATGCATTGTTCTTATACTCTTTGAAGTCTATGATTGAG GGTGACAGTAACTCAATTTGGAAGGCGAATCTTGCAAAACCATGTTGTTGGTCTACAACCTTCAAGAAAGATGAGAAAGAGTGTGGACTGGCTGTACTGTATCAGAGTGGAGTCATTGAGATAAG GTCTTTGCCAACTCTTGAAGTACTGGTAGAAAGCTCTTTAATGTCAATCCTAAGGTGGAACTTCAAGACTAACATGGAGAAGACAATGTTCTCTTCCGATAATGGGCAAATTATGCTG GTAAATGGGTATGAATTTGCTACAGTATCTCTGTTGGCCAGTGAAAATGActtcag GATTCCGGAGTCTCTACCGAGTCTTCATGATAAGGTCCTTGAAGCTGCTGTAGATGCCTCCATCAGCTTATCTCCAAATCAGAAGAATAGAGAG ACACAGGACGCTGCCCCTGGGCTTTTAGGTGGTAGGATTAAGAGCTCTGAAGCAGGTATAGAGGAGCACCGTGTATATGAAGTTCACAAGAATAGCTTCGCACATTTAGAGAGCTTATTTTCAAGTCCCCCATTCTTAAAGCCTTCCACAGCAGTAACGGATGACCAAGACATTGTGGAGCTTAACTTAG ATGATATTAAAATTGATGAACCCTTGGAACTAGACATTGGGGATCTTAACATAG ATGATATTAAAATTGAGGAACCCATAGAACTTTCATCTTCATATCATGAGAGCAATAACGAAAGGATAG ATAAGgggacagagagggagagattatTTGAGGGTTCATCTAATGAAAGAACGCCAAGACTGAGGACAGCAGAAGAAATCAGGGCCAAATACAGAAAGGCTGGG GATGCCTCTGCAGCAGCTTCACATGCAAGGGATAAGCTTGCAGAACGCAAAGAAAAACTGGAG AGGCTCAGTCAACGTACTGAAGAATTGCAAAGTGGGGCTGAGAACTTTGCATCAGCGGCAAGTGAACTCGCAAAGACAATGGAACGTCGTAAATGGTGGAACATTTGA